A segment of the Lycium ferocissimum isolate CSIRO_LF1 chromosome 5, AGI_CSIRO_Lferr_CH_V1, whole genome shotgun sequence genome:
gttttatgtgttgtttaGTTAGGGTTGATTAGTTTAGTTATTATGTGGCATGATTTAGGTGTTATTAGTCTTAAATTTTATTAAGTATGTGTTTGGTTCCATTTCTGCCTATTGCTTTCTTGGGCATTTGTTGTATTCCTGTTAGTATATTTGCTGTAGTATTATAAAGTGGTTCTATAAATGGTTTTAATGTAGTAGAGTTAAATGTCTTAGCCTGTCTTGGATCATTTCATTTGTCTTGATAGTTTGATCATGTCCAAAATGCTTACATCCCCCCCGGTATCATAATGTTTTATGTGTTTGGTCTGACTCTCATTTGGTTTAAATCTAACAAGCACCAATACCATGCTTGTCTATGATATGTGATAGGTTAATACTATTAGTCTCAAGTTGAGTGTATAAGGCAATCAATTTTAGTTTATGGTCTTGCTGAGTAGTCCACTCTTATAGGTCTGATTATGGGTTTAGTTTGTTAACCATGTGATTAGCATGTCTTAATTTTGGTATATGTTACATGTTTAGTTTAGTATTATATATCATGCTTAGTCTTGTTAAGTTCAAAACACCTGCTGTATAGTTTAATGGTATTGAGGTACAGTCTGTGGTAGTTTCTTATGCATGATTCATGATCCTGTTGCTTAAATCACCTGAATCTGGCCACATGTTTAGTTAATTTGGTGAGACTAATGAGTTAAAATCAGCATGTGTATGGCCCTGTTTGGATTTGTATGAGCTCATGTAAAGTATGGAAGAGCATATTGTTTCTGTTCCCTCATTAGCACACTGTCCATTAGGAATTTGTTTAATTGTGTAAGTGATTAGTTTGATGTAAATTGTGCTAGCTTGGATATCACATTTAGTCGAAATTCTTTGAAAAATGCTTATGTTGCATGTTGATGGTTCACCCCTCCCCGGGGACTTGTAAGTTTTGGGGATTTGGTAGCATAAAGTTTCTAACAATATCTATCAGTTTTCCCCTTGTATATTTTGCCGAAACCCCCTGGGGATAGTACCCCCCCGGGGAGAAAACCATTCATGAATCCCGGATTTACgcgtacacaaatatcaaaataaCGTCACATTCCAAACACGAATACGACATAtcgaaaaagggaaaatttttttaatttatttttttttatttcccaaaaatttttttgagttttttgtttttgacttAAAAAAACCNNNNNNNNNNNNNNNNNNNNNNNNNNNNNNNNNNNNNNNNNNNNNNNNNNNNNNNNNNNNNNNNNNNNNNNNNNNNNNNNNNNNNNNNNNNNNNNNNNNNtaataaataaggaaaatagtTTGGACTCTATTTTAACTTTACCATAATCTTTTTAGCATTATGACCTAGTTATCAAAAATAGGAAGGATTTCACTGTGTTTCAATTGATCATTATTCGATATCATTGAAGCAATTAATTAGCTGCATCAACCTTTGAAGCAATCAACAAATAAACCTTTAAGACATAATAGCCTGATTGGCGCCTCTACTTGTTCGGTTTTAACATCCTGGCCCCCTCCTTACTTAATCTATGAAACTTCAATCGATCACTTGAACTCAATCAAAACATGTTCACCCCCTGTTGTGTCTAGCTGCAAATCTAAAATCAATAATAGGAATGAGGAATTGCAACTTAACAAACCCCCAAGAAATGAACGAGAATCCTGAAGgcaccttaaaaaaaaaaaaaaagtgaacatGCTGGTAACATAATTCGTCATTAAATTGGCATGAGGTAAGAACCATATTCCTTCCGGATGATTAATATTCTAAGAACTTAATAATCAAGATTACATAACGTATCACGCAAATATGTGGTTTTATTTTACAGTAAATACTAATATTTGTCCTAACACACTTCTTTTTCACTTAAATATATTAACCCTTTATGTTCAACATCTTTCACCAAGTTGATTAAATAAGAGAATCATATAAAGCATACAAATGTGGTGACTGGTAAGTTGCAAGAGTACTCCATTGTAATTCTTCTGGTGAATATGTAAGACTAGTACTATTACTATTGTATCGATGATCTAATGCATATTCTTCCTCGAATCGAGTCCTTTTTCGTGCTTGACAACCAGGATCGACAGATATATCAACCTCAGAATCATATTCAACCTCGAGTTCTTTAACGTTTGATTCAGATTCCTCACATAGAGATGGTAATGACATGGGTGAATATGAATAGGACTTGCAGCTTAGCCTAGAACCTGAGGCGCGGGCTTTTTGTTCTTCCATTATTCGGTCTAGAAATCTTCCTTGTGCTTCAAGTTTCATCTTCAAGTTCCTTTGAacctttaaaacaaaaacatatGATCTTAATAACTTGCTAAacatggatgaaaatcattATAGGCTTATTATAAGGTTAATTAGTTTACCTCATTATGATCGCTTAATCGATTGTGTGCATCCATATGCATTTGCAATGCTTCATTAAGCTGAGCGCCCCTATATAGATTGATagagtaaaataatttttacctGATTACTTAAAAGATAATTACAGGTATTGTTCATGGTTAGTTGGACTGGTGACTTGGAATATACGGCAGACTACCAACTATCACATGTTAAAATACCGTGTAAATGTAATTTTTCACGTtgtttctgtatatatatagttggtaTAGCTGATCATAAGGAATGAAGTAGTAACTCACGCTGTTGCACTGAAGTTTGGTAAAATTTCTGATATGCTTCTCCTTTCGAACTTGCCAACTATATGTTAGAAAATGAAAAGCAAGACGAAAGAAATAGAACTTAGTAGTATGTGTTAGTAATATAACTTGCATAGAACcaatggaaatttttttcaaaaaaaaaaaaagtaaaagaaaaaagattgaCTTACTAACAGGATCTTCGCGTATAAATTTTGACATACGATATTTCTGTTGCAAATCGAGAGAAAAATAAGGAATGAATAAATACAAGGCAAGTACTTGACCTTTttaatgcatatatacatgACTTGGTctcaaatgaaaacaaaaatctCGTTGCAGATTGGAAGTACAAAGTTGCATTTCAGGCATCAAGTTAGCGAAACAGAGAAAAGACCAAAATGTAAGACCCTATATGATTACCAcagaggcggattcaggatttgaaatttatgagtttctacaacgatctcaagttaataatacaataataattgagttcacaatcaaaatatttataaatgtcTAATAGATATCTTAATATTTATACAAGCTATGGGTAAAACTTATTGGGTTTACGTGAACTCAAAATCGGGCTTCTAGATCCGCCCCTGCCGATAGAGGCGGATCTAGAATCATGAGTTTATGAGTTCTGGATTCTAGAAAATACAGTTTATTGGGTTATTTATACCATATTAAGTGAATTTCCTAACACGGATTTTGAATTTCGGCCAAAGCTCTATAGGTACTACCAAATCCGATAGCTAGAACTCTAGCTCCGGCCTTGATCACCATCATGAACTCAAAGACGGACCCTAAAGTGCTGGGACCGAGTCCAATTGAACCCATCATTATCAGCAtatgatatacacatatatgtgaATAAACTCTGGAAGATAGTACTAGTACATAAATATTAAGTTTTGAACCTACATCAAATAGTAACTTAGAATATAACAAATGCTACACAAATGAAAGATATATACCATCACAAGGAATATAAGAAAGAGAGATGTTAACACACCAAATGTAGAAATGATACACACAAATGAAAGAAATCATCACAAGGGATAGAAGAAAACCTGCAGGTGGCTTTTCACATGGAAAATTGTGAGACCAGGAATACCCATAAGCTTCAAAATTCCTTTTGGTGTTGCTCCTGCAGCAAGCGAATatagtttttgaagaaaatgagaaaaggggGTGAGGGTAATTATATGGTAAAAAGCGTTTCAAATTCAATGGGGCAATTGTTGAATACATAAAGAATTTTCACGTGAGACGGCGTTTTTATGACATAAATAAGTAGAGTAATAGCGAGCGGAGCCTCATTTCCACCTATTATCAAAAAGAATCTCGAcatgtttggccatgaaaacgaATTAGGCCCGCACGTGAGCATGTCAAAGACATAATTAACTAAAGGGCCTTTAACTAAAGAAAAGTGAATCTCATTGTTACTcattatcaaaaagaattttcaCGTTCTTGGCCTATGAAAAACAATCAGGCCTACACGTGAGGGACGATGTCCAAAacgtaattaaataaataaagttgaGCTCTCTTTGACTGTTAAAGCTTTTAGATAAGCTGATGACATACTTCAATAATGATCACTTACTTCCTGGACCTCCAAGCTGACTAACTGCCTTCTCAAACAGATCATGAAGTTCTTGAGTCCATTTCAGCCTCTCCTTTGATGAACAATCTGAACGATTCGAACCCATATCGGAACTTGGCAGCTCTCTGAATTTCCCAGGCATTGCAGAGAACTATGCCAAACTTTATAGACAAAGAAAGAAGACTTTAAGTAAAGCTGTTGCCAAGGTAGTGTTAATAAGTTGATGGATCCTATGGAAATGGGGTAGGTAGCATGCCGATAAATTTTCGGAACAAACCAAGTGAAAAAGAGTCCCAACTTCTTATACACAACTTGGTTTTTATAATCATTTGGTGAAGAGAACTAAAACTCATAAGCAATAAGGAGCTAATAATAGTAGCGGAAATTGTCGCTTCTCTTTTGGAATTGTCTGAAACTTGCCTTAAATTTTGGGTGTACAAGACAAAATAAGGCATACAATAAGTAGCTACAAGCCAGCTTTTATTCTCTATTTTCATGTTTTGGTTCATACTGTTGGCTAAATCCAAATAGCACaacattaataaaataaaatattaacggACGAGTTATCGAAGTAATCAGGTCTTTCTTTGGAAGTTATACCTGTAAACGCATACAGTCAACATAATGCAATTGCATTACTATGGAACCATCAAAATAAAGTACACAAACTATGTAATTCTTTGACAAATAACTGTGAAGCATTCAACATGACAAAGAAAGTAGAGTAAATCAACAGACCTTCTATATATTGGGATTGTGTTAAATATCTGGAGATGGATTAAGGAAAGAAGAGAAACTTCATCCCCTTTTTGAGCATATATAGGTAAAGAAAAATTACAATAGCTAGCATGTCCATTACAAGGGTAATATTGCTGTACTACTCTGTTAATGCCAGAAAAAGATTTATGACCCCGCTCGCTCTCCCCCTACTGTCTGGGCCGCTTCAAGGTACAAGATGGGCATTTGTATTGCTTTATACTCTCAGCTTTAGCAGGTGTTATCTTAACACATTTGCCATGGTACCACTTCTCACAAATGTCGCAACCAATCCAAAATTCATCAGCACTGTAATTCCCACCACAGCTTCCACAGAGTGTTTCCCCGTGTTCTTCTTCATCCTCCTCGTAACTTTCATCTGCCACCTTTGGGGTGCTTTGGGGTGCTTTGGCCTGACCATCACTAGATCTCTGCACACACCCGGGGAAAATTGTCATTTAGCAATGACGGAAAGAGAGAGCAAACACATAAATAGTAGATCATGACATACTGAGGAGAAGCTAAAGAAACTCGATAAGAGTATCATGGTGTTACTGAACAACAAACTAAAGGGAAGATAACATAATTGCTTGGATGTTTTCCCTACCTTTATGCTACTACCACGTGATCTGCTCCCACTATCTGCACTGGGCTTATCTTTAATTGGCTTTCTTTCTGTCATAACTTCAAAGACAGTGGGCACATCATTGATTAAGCTGAATAGACGCTTCCTGTACAGTAAGTATGGGAAGTCAGGATAACAAGGACTTTCTCGCAGGAATGTTACACCACAAAGTGGAGACTTCCCAGGCAAAAGTTATAAAGAACCAAACCAGAAGGTTGTTCACAAATTGCCAGTAAAGTGACACTATACTGTGATTCTTTTCGCCTCTTACAAGCTTCCATACATCCACCATAGAAAAAGATAATGAATTGGTGAAAGAGGTGGATAAAAAAGTACTCCCTCTGATTCAATTTGTTCGTCATCCTTCCCTTTTTAGtctatttaaaaaagaatgcctctttcctaatttggaaaattTAATTTCAACATCCCACATTACTTGTTTAAGACTACGagattaaagggcattttggtacgttatacatatttttagtttaagatcacaagattcaagagtcttttactttcttaaactccgtgccaagtcaaactaaaacaaacaaattgaaacggagggagtaataaacgtTGCCCCTAGTAGGGAGCACTTCCTCCTTATCTGGGCCTTACGTGGCGTGAATCTGGATTAGTTGGGCCAGTGAGTTTTGGATACCAGATGGTTatacccaaaataaaaaaagtgcTGCCACTGAATTTTGAATCTAATGTAATGCCCGAGAACAGATGGATcagaaaaatactaaaataaaaaacaagggATGGACCAATTTGCAACGTTTTCCTTCCAAGAAGAGTAAACTATAGAAGAGAGCGTCTTGACAAACATGTGATAACATCCTCAACATTCTTTTTATCTCTATCACACCCCCTTGGGTGCAACCCCTACCCAGACCCTGCGTGAACGCCTGATGATtcgtgcaccgggctgccctttttttcAATCTGCAAATGCATGTTCATTATTACTAGAGATGCGGAAGAGCAAAGTATCTTAAGGTTTGTTATTAGCACCACAGCGGCTGTCCCCTAAAGAAAGTGGAACCAGACGAAATATCAAACCAGAAAACATAATGTATTTCCAACATCTAAATAAAGGTAATGTGGCGGCTAGTTAAGTCTATAGACCCTAGACCAAAGGAGAGGAAGTAGACAGCCGCAAAGGGCAGACTCCGAAGCTTTTGCATGTTTAAGTTGCATAACTGTAAAGGTTCCTCCACTTCACATGTCTAACATCCACAGAAGcaatatacaactttaataGAATGGTCAACACTTGAGAAATCCAGGGGCAAGCCATTGAAGAATAGATAAATGTCttggaaacaaaaaaataaactgGAAATACATTACACCACACCACACATTCACAACATAAATAGTTTCCCAATGAAATTCAATACTTGAAGACATATCTAAGAAGATAAAAAGATTTAATTACTTCAAATCATGGCTTAAGTCTGTGAATCTATGGTACTCGCAGAAGGTAAATAGAACACATAAAGAAGCGTTATGCAGTAAATCTGTGTATTTAATAGATGGAGAGTTGCAAAAAATGGACTTCAGAACTCGTATAACCAACTTTGAAAGGGTGGTACATGAACATTGAGTTACATGTAATCAAGAAAAATGTTATAACCGTTAGAAAATAGGAGAACAGAAGCGGAAGAAGAAAACTGAGGCGTAAATAAATTCACTGTCCTTGAGGAATTATTGCATGTATATTCTATAGAGGAGACAGACAATTCTATAGGGATAAGGAAtgtgtacatcctaccctccccagatcccacttgtgggattacactgtgtatgttgttgtttattgttcCTCAAAGCCAAAAATGTTACAGCAGAATGAATAGCCACTTTGAAAGAAGACTATTCGTAAGAGGTGTCTTTTTCTGTACGGGTTTTTCagttaataattcaaaatttaaataaaattcaaatctgTTACAGAAATAGAATTGAAAGTAAATAGTCTTTATTTGAAGGTCCGATCCGACCGGCCCAAGtccaagtgtgtgtgtgtgtgtgtgtgtgtgtgtgtgtgtgtgtatcatAGACTTGGACTTGGGCGGATCGGTGAGATTTACTTATTTAAGTACACCTGGTGGGCTATATACTTTATACCCTCAAATACTCAAGTCTCCACTGATGTGGAACTTTCTATTTTCCACCAACTGTTACAAACTATTCAACAATCTCCCACTAGTTTGTACCGTCATACATAATATCCTGCATATAAAAAAAGATCTTAGGTAGATTTgaactttatattattataaatacTTTAAAGTAATACGACCTTGATGGTATCCTAAGATTTGAAGCACAATTATGAATCCTTTATGTAAAACCAAAAGTCTCACACATGTGACATTATTAAAGCGTCTAAGCAAACCATAACTTATTTTAGCACTTTGACGCCCATGTGCTACTAATCCTGATTTCATGAATATTTACAAGACAAACCCTCTAGATCTTGTCTGAAGGGGCACcacttcaatattcatataGGTAGAACTAGACATTGTGTACCAGTTACTTCAGACACTTACTAATTCCATTAAGGATTAAATCAACCTCTCCTCGTAACAATTTGCACTTTGAAGTTTGTCATTGTATACCCCTGTTAGAACAGGCATTTAACAACTTTGTAACTCTTTATATAACAGTGTTGTCAAAGGTGCGCTTAAGTCCTGAAGCGAGGCGCAAAACATGGTGAGCGCTTCGCCTAGCTTTAGGGGCGCTTCAATGCCGTTATCAGGGCTCTAAGGCATAATTTTCCTTGCCGATGAGCGTAATCATGAAGATGCGACATTAAACAATAGATATTTcattttattgtaatttttgttCAGTTTCTTTGTCCACATATTTTTTATTCAAGcttatgattattaattttGGACTAGAGatacatatttgtattttttctccattttcattaaagcccaccCTTTATTACcactttgcgcttaaagccccaaaggaccttagagcttttttgcgcttttcgcttttgataacactatTATATAACAGTATACAGTACACTGGAATTAGATTCTCTACTGGAGATCAGTGCTTTAACAACACGAACTAACTTGCTATTACTCGTTGAACTTGTATTGTTAGAGTGTATACAACTCAAAGTTAGGTTCCCATTACTTGTGTTTAGTTTAAGCGTCATTCCTTCACGATGTATTTGTACTGCATCTCTTTTTAATGCTTTCATAAGTGGATCAGCCAAGTTCTTGCTAGATCTCACATACACTATAACTATAATTCCACTTGTATAAGCATGTCTTAAGCTTATATGTCTTGTTTTCCATTATGAATCTTATAGTGAGCTACACACATCGTAGCCTCACTATCACAACCTATGCCAAGTATCCTTGTACGTGTAATATATACATAATACttgaatatgtatgtatgggtgtgtgtgtgtgggtgggggtgtgtgtgtatatatatatatatacacacacacaacatgTCTTAAGCTTATATGTCTTGTTTTCCATTATGAATCTTCTTGTGAGCTACACACATCGTAGTCTCACTATCACAACCTATGCCAAGTATACTTGTACGTGTAATATATACATAatacttgaatatgtgtgtgtgtgtattttaaAAGACTTAGACTTTGGGCTTGGGCTTGGGCGCGAGCCAAGTCGGACCTTCAAATAAAGACTATTTATTTTCGGTTTTATTTCTGAACaggttttaattttatttaaattttgaaattgaaattttaaattactAACAGAAACACATGTTCAGAAAAGGACCTCTtacaaatagtcttctttcttttctatatatttgtcaTCCCTGAAAGTGGCTATTCATTCTAAAGTAACATCTGTCGCTTTGAGGAATCTTGAAGAAACTTGTATGTGTCTCTTATACCACAGAGCATTATTTGCTTAAACCAAAAACGGTTACCATTTAATGACAGTCTTAACAATCCAGAGCTATTCAACATTCCATCTATAACTGAAAAGAGATTAACCAGGCCTCCCCCGTGCAAATTTTCCTCATAGCAAATGCACTATAAATGCCAAGAAATGCTATGATCAGGCCCTTCCaacacacatcacaacataggCAGAATTAGATGGTACTCCAGCACATACATTTACTGTAAGGTGAAAACAGCAACAATATTGTTTCTTGATTAAATATAGTTCAAATAACTCATTTTGTGTGTTCCCAAATGTATGTATTCCAATAATATCAGCTACAAGAATTAAGGATCCACCCTGCAAATTCATTTTCCCTATTAAGAGCCAATATCAAATACTATAGAATCCCCGGACAAGTTCTGCTTTTCTGTATTCCACAGAAATCTAGACTAATTGTGAGATGCAATCATGCAACCCCATTGGGACATTGTGTTGATCTTGGTTTGGTGTGCTAGCTTCTTCATTTTGATATTGATAACAACTTCTCTTTCTTGAAGCTTCACCTCCATTAGACAATTAAGACACATTGACTGCAGAAAACTACTTTTCTCTCACGAGATTTATCTATGAAGttgtaacaaaaaataaagCCATCTTCGTCCTACCATTTTCCTTAAATTTAGTTATCCAAGAAGGAAAAAGTGTTTGATGAGATGTACAAGATGTTCTTTGTCGATTTCTATCAATGAAGCCAGAGAAGTGGAACAAATTCAAGATAATTAGTGACTCCAACGCTTAGAATGGCTTATTTGGGACATTGAAATTGCCTTGCCCAACAACTAGAAAGTTCAAATTATAGCCAATTAGCAACTTTACATACAAAGAGGAAGTTATCCCCTTTTCTCATGAAACACTAAAATCATAGCAGGAACCGCGTACAGGAAGGGAGAGAAAGGTGACTATAGTGAAAAAGAACTCAGCATTGACTCTATTTAGAGTTCTGAAAATATCAATGAGCTACACAAGAGAAACAGTGGAGAGAGATCCCACATTTTCTTATAGTGCTTCCCATTCTATATATGCTGCTTTATCTTAAATAAGTCCCTCCGTCCCactttatgtgacactctttcctttttaggcAGTCTCAAACAGTattgacacctttctatatttagtaaaattttgACCTTAAAATATCTATTATACCCTTAATGAGctgatttatagccacaaaaatatctatagcttattttagaccaccggtttcaaaagtcttccatcatttcttaaactccgtgcccaatCAAAccggttcacataaattgggaaagAGGGGGTAATAACAAACAAAAGAGTACCTTTCATTTCGGTTAAGACGAGATCCAAAGTAGAAAGACACAGAAAGCAACCAACAATCACTGTGAACAGCAACAAGGGAAAGCCAATCTCTACGATTCATTCCATCCCTCGCAAAATTTATCCCAAGTGCTGGCTCTGGCAG
Coding sequences within it:
- the LOC132056975 gene encoding PHD finger protein ALFIN-LIKE 1-like; the protein is MASISSSPRSVEEIYKDYSSRRAGIVRALTYDVDEFYNLCDPEKENLCLYGHPNETWEVNLPAEEVPPELPEPALGINFARDGMNRRDWLSLVAVHSDCWLLSVSFYFGSRLNRNERKRLFSLINDVPTVFEVMTERKPIKDKPSADSGSRSRGSSIKRSSDGQAKAPQSTPKVADESYEEDEEEHGETLCGSCGGNYSADEFWIGCDICEKWYHGKCVKITPAKAESIKQYKCPSCTLKRPRQ
- the LOC132056974 gene encoding myb family transcription factor PHL7-like — protein: MPGKFRELPSSDMGSNRSDCSSKERLKWTQELHDLFEKAVSQLGGPGRATPKGILKLMGIPGLTIFHVKSHLQKYRMSKFIREDPVIGKFERRSISEILPNFSATAGAQLNEALQMHMDAHNRLSDHNEVQRNLKMKLEAQGRFLDRIMEEQKARASGSRLSCKSYSYSPMSLPSLCEESESNVKELEVEYDSEVDISVDPGCQARKRTRFEEEYALDHRYNSNSTSLTYSPEELQWSTLATYQSPHLYALYDSLI